A part of Candidatus Deferrimicrobium borealis genomic DNA contains:
- the dnaJ gene encoding molecular chaperone DnaJ codes for MASKRDYYDVLGVSRESAPDDIKKAFRQLALQYHPDRNSGDKTAEDRFKEINEAYSVLSDPEKRQQYDRFGHAGPAGQGFGGAGDFSGFGVEDIINDFFGGIFGGGGGGGRSRRGADLRYNLTVAFEEAVFGSEKEIVVPRTGVCHDCSGTGARKGTRPERCGACNGQGQVTMQQGFFAIRRTCGRCGGTGQVVKDPCGSCAGTGHVRENRTLKVKIPPGVDSGTRLKLRGEGEAGPAGGAGGDLYVVLTVKEHPFFVREGADLFCEVPITFPQAALGATIEVPTLSGRKNLSIPPGTPSGHDFVMRGEGVAALNSGRRGNLVIRVLIEVPRKLTKRQKEILGEYQELSEESPGPISRSFFEKVKEIFG; via the coding sequence GTGGCGTCGAAGCGCGACTATTACGATGTCCTCGGCGTATCCCGGGAGAGCGCCCCCGACGACATCAAGAAGGCGTTCCGCCAGCTCGCCCTTCAATACCACCCCGACCGGAACTCCGGCGACAAGACCGCGGAGGACCGGTTCAAGGAGATCAACGAGGCGTACTCGGTCCTCTCCGACCCGGAAAAGCGGCAGCAGTACGACCGCTTCGGCCACGCGGGGCCCGCGGGGCAGGGGTTCGGCGGCGCCGGCGATTTTTCGGGGTTCGGCGTCGAGGACATCATCAACGACTTCTTCGGCGGGATCTTCGGGGGGGGCGGGGGAGGCGGCCGCTCCCGCCGCGGCGCGGATCTCCGGTACAACCTGACGGTCGCCTTCGAGGAGGCGGTCTTCGGCTCCGAGAAGGAGATCGTCGTCCCCCGGACGGGGGTGTGCCACGACTGCTCGGGGACGGGCGCGCGGAAGGGGACCCGGCCGGAGCGGTGCGGTGCCTGCAACGGCCAGGGTCAGGTCACGATGCAGCAGGGGTTCTTCGCGATCCGACGCACCTGCGGCCGCTGCGGGGGGACGGGCCAGGTCGTCAAGGACCCGTGCGGAAGCTGCGCCGGCACCGGCCACGTGCGGGAAAACCGAACGCTCAAGGTGAAGATCCCCCCGGGGGTCGACAGCGGCACGCGCCTGAAGCTGCGCGGCGAGGGGGAGGCCGGCCCCGCGGGCGGGGCCGGCGGCGACCTGTACGTGGTGCTCACCGTGAAGGAGCACCCGTTCTTCGTCCGGGAGGGGGCCGACCTCTTCTGCGAGGTGCCGATCACCTTTCCGCAGGCGGCCCTGGGGGCGACGATCGAGGTGCCCACCCTTTCCGGGAGGAAAAATCTCTCCATCCCCCCCGGCACGCCGTCCGGCCACGACTTCGTGATGCGGGGGGAAGGGGTAGCCGCGCTCAACTCCGGCCGGAGGGGGAACCTCGTGATCCGCGTTCTGATCGAGGTGCCCAGGAAACTCACGAAGCGGCAGAAAGAAATCCTCGGGGAGTACCAGGAATTGTCCGAGGAGTCCCCGGGTCCCATCTCCCGATCGTTCTTCGAGAAGGTGAAGGAGATCTTCGGGTGA
- a CDS encoding ABC transporter substrate-binding protein produces the protein MQVRFALLAAACLFASLLFVLTASAGAAEAPRPLVGGADAIPVPRPGTRESSQTAPIVPFLQAESEYAAGKTDEALSRFLDLAYSTADDERKGFIWWRVGELLLVRGELEKALEAADKAVLLSRAPYLSLSAVDLKLRIYQRMKWGNEAGQMAAYLLDRKFVGADPSALLALMARVDAGAGKLGGALALYRRAIAAAPDPQSSRRLSAERESLIDGATDLSVLRGAAEGEEDPEVRGHLYFAIGNAAIRKGFLGMAAHAFEQSARAGGRESREAAERLFRAEKIIAARPRIVGLVPLSGKLSDIGYAVLTGAEVALGTLHGLDRNGGTPVIRWVDTAGQPEKARKEFVAAAADRMVLGVLGPVTGEEGRSVGAAFTQKSPPTLYLGQKPILEKPFLYGFGLSPPQEARALLAYLAREGISDLLLFHPENGYGDGFATAAAAGAAAAGIRIAKTVSYSPETQDFTEVIKRAVGNATFQRQSRSKEKGMAMKLPLGGIVIADRWDRVFHLASQLRYYNVYLPLAGFSGWNDPELLRKAVGSVAGAVFPVDYSDVIPGVQGDRFRKAFQETMHVPPSRFEAMGYDGALFLSEAFALEGGSGHPLGEAMREKIPRLKNYPGVTGTFQFTPAGDLRRKVSLLQVELGNFVPVPTP, from the coding sequence GTGCAGGTTCGCTTTGCTCTCCTCGCCGCCGCCTGCCTGTTCGCCTCCCTGCTCTTCGTCCTTACGGCGTCCGCCGGGGCCGCCGAGGCTCCCAGGCCGCTGGTCGGCGGGGCCGACGCGATCCCCGTTCCCCGGCCGGGGACCCGCGAGTCTTCGCAGACGGCGCCGATCGTCCCCTTCCTTCAGGCCGAAAGCGAATACGCCGCGGGGAAGACCGACGAGGCCCTCTCCCGGTTCCTCGACCTGGCATACTCCACGGCGGACGACGAGCGGAAAGGGTTCATCTGGTGGCGCGTCGGGGAACTGCTGCTCGTCCGCGGGGAACTCGAAAAGGCGCTGGAGGCGGCGGACAAGGCGGTGCTCCTCTCCCGCGCTCCGTACCTCTCCTTATCGGCCGTCGACCTCAAGCTGCGGATCTACCAGCGGATGAAGTGGGGCAACGAGGCGGGACAGATGGCGGCGTATCTCCTCGACCGGAAGTTCGTCGGCGCGGACCCTTCCGCGCTCCTGGCCCTGATGGCGCGTGTGGACGCCGGGGCGGGGAAGCTGGGCGGCGCGCTCGCGCTCTACCGCCGCGCCATCGCCGCCGCCCCGGATCCCCAGAGTTCCCGGCGGCTGTCGGCCGAACGGGAATCGCTGATCGACGGAGCGACGGACCTCTCCGTGCTCCGGGGGGCGGCCGAGGGGGAGGAGGATCCGGAGGTCCGCGGCCACCTGTATTTCGCGATAGGGAACGCGGCGATCCGAAAGGGGTTCCTCGGGATGGCGGCCCACGCGTTCGAGCAATCGGCGCGTGCCGGGGGGAGAGAATCCCGTGAGGCCGCGGAGCGCCTGTTCCGGGCGGAGAAGATCATCGCCGCGCGGCCCAGGATCGTCGGTCTCGTCCCCCTCTCGGGCAAGCTCTCCGACATCGGGTACGCGGTCCTCACCGGGGCGGAAGTTGCCCTCGGTACGCTCCACGGGCTCGACCGGAACGGCGGGACGCCGGTCATCCGGTGGGTCGACACGGCGGGGCAGCCCGAGAAGGCGCGGAAGGAGTTCGTGGCCGCCGCGGCCGACCGGATGGTGCTCGGCGTCCTCGGGCCGGTCACGGGGGAGGAGGGTCGATCGGTCGGCGCGGCGTTCACGCAGAAATCGCCGCCAACGCTCTACCTCGGCCAGAAGCCGATCCTCGAAAAGCCGTTCCTCTACGGGTTCGGACTCTCCCCGCCGCAGGAGGCGCGGGCTCTTCTCGCGTACCTGGCGCGGGAGGGGATTTCCGACCTGCTCCTGTTCCACCCGGAGAACGGATACGGGGATGGCTTCGCTACCGCCGCTGCCGCGGGCGCCGCCGCGGCGGGGATCCGGATCGCCAAGACCGTGTCGTACTCCCCGGAGACGCAGGACTTCACGGAGGTGATCAAGAGGGCGGTCGGCAACGCGACCTTCCAGCGCCAGTCGCGGTCGAAAGAAAAGGGGATGGCGATGAAGCTTCCGCTGGGGGGGATCGTCATCGCCGACCGGTGGGATCGGGTCTTCCACCTTGCGTCGCAATTGCGCTACTACAACGTCTATCTCCCGCTGGCCGGGTTCTCCGGGTGGAACGACCCCGAACTGCTCCGGAAGGCGGTCGGTTCGGTCGCAGGGGCGGTCTTCCCGGTGGACTACTCCGACGTGATCCCGGGGGTCCAGGGCGACCGGTTCCGGAAGGCGTTCCAGGAGACGATGCATGTCCCCCCCTCCCGGTTCGAGGCGATGGGGTACGACGGCGCCCTGTTTCTCTCCGAGGCGTTCGCGCTCGAGGGCGGTTCCGGACACCCTCTCGGGGAGGCGATGCGCGAGAAGATCCCCCGGCTGAAGAATTACCCCGGCGTGACGGGAACGTTCCAGTTCACCCCGGCGGGGGATCTGCGCCGGAAAGTCTCCCTCCTGCAGGTCGAACTGGGGAACTTCGTCCCCGTCCCGACTCCGTAA
- a CDS encoding nucleotide exchange factor GrpE, with protein sequence MEDREKESPLAEVDAEGSEGEDVESGPGSVGGPGETDDAAKLKEQLAYLAAEFENFRKRVAREREAQAAFGNERLLLAVLPFLDNLERAMGQATASSEALLSGVRMTYDQFLSELRKFGLEQLPACGGTFDPSRHEAIASVPATGIPGGTILAEARKGYLLHGRLLRPAQVTVAAGPPEDGDGDAPAGSVL encoded by the coding sequence ATGGAAGACAGGGAGAAAGAATCGCCGCTGGCCGAAGTCGACGCGGAAGGATCCGAGGGAGAGGATGTCGAATCGGGGCCGGGGAGCGTCGGGGGGCCCGGGGAGACGGACGACGCGGCGAAACTGAAGGAACAGCTGGCGTACCTCGCCGCGGAGTTCGAGAATTTCCGGAAGCGCGTCGCGCGGGAGCGGGAGGCGCAGGCGGCCTTCGGGAACGAGCGTCTGTTGCTCGCCGTCCTGCCGTTCCTCGACAACCTCGAGCGGGCGATGGGCCAGGCGACGGCTTCCTCCGAGGCCCTCCTCTCCGGCGTCCGGATGACGTACGACCAGTTTCTCTCGGAATTGCGCAAATTCGGACTTGAGCAGCTCCCCGCGTGCGGCGGGACGTTCGACCCGTCCCGTCACGAGGCGATCGCGAGCGTGCCCGCCACGGGGATTCCCGGGGGGACCATCCTCGCCGAGGCCCGCAAGGGGTACCTTCTCCACGGGCGCCTGCTCCGTCCCGCCCAGGTGACGGTGGCGGCCGGCCCTCCGGAGGACGGCGACGGGGACGCACCCGCCGGATCGGTGCTGTAA
- a CDS encoding Hsp20/alpha crystallin family protein, with protein sequence MSRKIGGSRTRPKVSGEVRAEGGTARSSGHVLLLDLPAESTYQPPSDVVEVDDVVRVLLEIPGTPAASVQVRVLGNRIEVTGEKTPDFPPGETSFLCLERIFGKFQRAFEVRGAVNLGEVSARMANGILVITIPKVAERRGRERRIPVTTG encoded by the coding sequence GTGAGCAGAAAGATCGGGGGTTCCCGCACGCGTCCGAAGGTTTCAGGGGAGGTCCGGGCGGAGGGTGGGACGGCCCGCAGCTCCGGGCATGTCCTGCTGCTCGACCTCCCCGCGGAATCCACCTACCAGCCGCCCTCGGACGTCGTGGAGGTGGACGACGTCGTCCGGGTCCTGCTGGAGATCCCGGGAACTCCGGCCGCTTCCGTGCAGGTCCGGGTGCTGGGGAACCGGATCGAGGTCACCGGGGAGAAGACCCCGGATTTCCCTCCGGGGGAGACCTCCTTTCTCTGCCTGGAACGGATCTTCGGGAAGTTCCAGCGGGCCTTCGAAGTGAGGGGCGCGGTGAACCTCGGCGAAGTATCGGCGCGGATGGCGAACGGGATCCTCGTGATCACGATCCCGAAGGTCGCGGAACGGCGGGGGCGGGAGCGCCGGATCCCGGTGACGACCGGATGA
- the galU gene encoding UTP--glucose-1-phosphate uridylyltransferase GalU has translation MIRKAVFPAAGFGTRFLPATKASPKEMLPLVDMPLIQHGVEEAKAAGMRDMIIVTGRGKNAIEDHFDVSFELEAMLMKKGNSALLSSVRRVTDGADFFYVRQNLPLGLGHAVLRSMDLVGQEPFAVVLSDDVIDAEVPVLKQMIEAYEKHSAGAVLAIQRVPREAVSRYGIIRGKRIANGVYDVEDMVEKPKPEDAPSDLAIIGRYLLPPSIFPALLATKPGAGGEIQLTDAIRALIGAERIIGLEFQGVRYDAGTKLGFQMANIAFALKDPEIGPGLRAFLKKEKLT, from the coding sequence ATGATACGGAAAGCGGTGTTCCCCGCGGCGGGATTCGGGACGCGGTTCCTGCCGGCGACGAAGGCCTCCCCCAAGGAGATGCTTCCGCTGGTGGACATGCCCCTCATCCAGCACGGGGTCGAGGAGGCGAAGGCGGCCGGGATGCGGGACATGATCATCGTGACCGGGCGCGGGAAGAACGCCATCGAGGACCACTTCGACGTCTCCTTCGAGCTGGAGGCCATGCTGATGAAGAAAGGGAACAGCGCCCTCCTCTCCTCCGTCCGCCGCGTCACCGACGGGGCCGACTTCTTCTACGTCCGCCAGAACCTCCCGCTGGGGCTGGGTCACGCGGTGCTCCGGTCGATGGACCTGGTCGGCCAGGAGCCGTTCGCCGTCGTCCTCTCGGACGACGTGATCGACGCGGAGGTCCCCGTGCTGAAGCAGATGATCGAGGCGTACGAGAAGCATAGCGCCGGCGCGGTCCTCGCGATCCAGCGCGTCCCGAGGGAAGCGGTCTCCCGGTACGGGATCATCCGGGGGAAGCGGATCGCGAACGGGGTGTACGATGTGGAGGACATGGTGGAGAAGCCGAAACCCGAGGACGCGCCTTCGGACCTGGCGATCATCGGCCGGTATCTCCTCCCCCCGTCGATTTTTCCCGCTCTCCTGGCGACGAAGCCCGGGGCGGGGGGCGAGATCCAGCTGACCGACGCCATCCGGGCCCTGATCGGGGCGGAGCGGATCATCGGGCTCGAGTTCCAGGGAGTCCGGTACGACGCGGGGACGAAGCTCGGGTTCCAGATGGCGAACATCGCCTTCGCGCTGAAAGACCCGGAGATCGGCCCGGGGCTGCGTGCATTTCTGAAGAAGGAGAAATTGACGTGA
- a CDS encoding ATP-dependent DNA helicase: MPGDLARKVGMSLSPDGPIAAAMPGFESRPGQLRMALAWAEALETPRVLVAEAATGIGKTLAYLVPAILSGRKTIVSTGTRTLQQQLMENDIPLVRDILQYPFSCAVLKGRGNYLCLRRWKRFRTEPLFEFAREAGYFSAMQAFAETTRTGDVSECAGVPEDARVWGEVNARSEMCDASTCGETERCHLAAARRRAADADLVVVNHHLFFADLALRERLGPARGGEEGRFGEVLPRADAVVFDEAHGVEETASVFFGVTVSLGRARELARDVRRSAAKAGSGWNALLPMAERFRLVAESAFDAVGDGEARFALPAPSAGTPFGQKASALLRAGEELALSLSDGAPGGKRDPDPGTDRDPLLRRVRSFLDDLDAVLSSDSASAVAWAERRGASVSLHRTPVEVSPVLSAALWGERIPFLLTSATLSVSGDLSYFRERVGLARVDARELIVDNEFDFAGRALFYVPQGLPDPSDPAFPAAAAAETREILSCSGGGALVLCTSYRTLSALTEALRGTLPHTLYVQGDAPRGHLLRAFREGEDTVLIGTGTFWEGVDVPGASLRCVVIDKLPFASPSDPVTSARIRVLRDRGADPFTEYQLPEAVLALRQGVGRLLRRGDDYGVVAVLDRRVSTRGYGELFRTNLPPARWTDDRAEVAGFFRRFHGTKNKEGTG; the protein is encoded by the coding sequence ATGCCCGGAGACCTTGCCCGAAAAGTCGGGATGTCGCTTTCCCCCGACGGTCCGATCGCGGCGGCGATGCCGGGGTTCGAGTCGCGGCCGGGACAGCTCCGGATGGCGCTCGCGTGGGCGGAGGCGCTTGAAACGCCCCGCGTTCTGGTCGCCGAGGCGGCCACCGGGATCGGCAAGACGCTGGCCTACCTCGTCCCCGCGATCCTCTCCGGCCGGAAGACGATCGTATCCACCGGCACGCGCACCCTCCAGCAGCAGCTGATGGAAAACGACATCCCCCTGGTGCGGGACATCCTCCAGTACCCCTTTTCGTGCGCCGTCCTCAAAGGCCGCGGCAACTACCTCTGCCTGCGCCGCTGGAAGCGGTTCCGCACCGAGCCGCTCTTCGAGTTCGCCCGGGAGGCCGGCTACTTCTCCGCGATGCAGGCGTTCGCGGAGACGACCCGGACGGGGGACGTCTCCGAGTGCGCGGGGGTGCCCGAGGACGCGCGCGTCTGGGGAGAGGTGAACGCCCGCAGCGAGATGTGCGACGCCTCGACGTGCGGCGAGACCGAGCGGTGCCATCTCGCGGCGGCCCGGCGGCGGGCGGCGGACGCCGATCTCGTCGTGGTGAACCACCACCTGTTCTTCGCGGACCTCGCGCTGCGCGAGCGGCTCGGCCCCGCTCGCGGAGGCGAGGAAGGGCGCTTCGGGGAGGTGCTCCCCCGCGCCGACGCCGTGGTGTTCGACGAGGCGCACGGAGTCGAGGAGACCGCCTCCGTCTTCTTCGGCGTGACCGTCTCTCTCGGCCGCGCCCGGGAGCTCGCGCGGGACGTCAGGCGTTCCGCCGCGAAGGCGGGCAGCGGGTGGAACGCTCTCCTGCCGATGGCCGAGCGGTTCCGCCTCGTCGCCGAGTCGGCGTTCGACGCGGTGGGGGACGGGGAAGCCCGTTTCGCGCTGCCCGCACCCTCCGCCGGTACCCCGTTCGGGCAGAAGGCGTCGGCCCTGCTCCGCGCGGGGGAGGAGCTCGCCCTGTCGCTCTCGGACGGCGCTCCCGGCGGGAAGAGGGATCCGGATCCGGGGACGGACCGGGACCCCCTTCTCCGGCGGGTCCGCTCCTTCCTCGACGATCTCGACGCGGTCCTCTCCTCCGACTCCGCCTCCGCCGTGGCGTGGGCGGAGCGGCGCGGCGCGTCCGTCTCCCTGCACCGGACGCCGGTCGAGGTCTCCCCGGTCCTTTCCGCCGCTCTCTGGGGGGAGCGGATTCCGTTCCTGCTCACCTCGGCGACACTCTCCGTATCGGGCGACCTGTCGTATTTCCGCGAACGGGTCGGGCTCGCACGGGTTGATGCCCGGGAACTCATCGTGGATAATGAGTTCGACTTCGCCGGGCGGGCGCTCTTCTACGTTCCGCAGGGGCTTCCCGACCCGTCGGACCCCGCGTTTCCGGCGGCTGCGGCTGCGGAGACGCGGGAGATCCTGTCGTGCTCCGGCGGCGGCGCGCTGGTCCTGTGCACGAGCTACCGGACGCTTTCGGCTTTGACGGAGGCGCTGCGGGGGACGTTGCCGCACACCTTGTACGTCCAGGGGGACGCCCCGCGGGGGCACCTCCTGCGGGCGTTCCGGGAGGGCGAGGACACGGTGCTGATCGGGACGGGGACGTTCTGGGAGGGGGTCGATGTTCCCGGCGCCTCCCTGCGGTGCGTCGTCATCGACAAGCTGCCGTTCGCCTCCCCGTCCGACCCCGTGACCTCGGCCCGCATCCGGGTCCTGCGCGACCGGGGAGCGGACCCGTTCACGGAGTACCAGCTCCCCGAGGCGGTCCTTGCGCTCCGGCAGGGCGTCGGGAGGCTTCTCCGCCGCGGGGACGATTACGGGGTGGTGGCCGTGCTCGACCGGAGGGTTTCGACCCGGGGGTACGGCGAGCTCTTCCGGACGAACCTCCCCCCGGCACGGTGGACGGACGACCGTGCCGAGGTGGCGGGGTTCTTCCGCCGGTTCCACGGAACGAAGAACAAGGAGGGAACGGGATGA
- the hrcA gene encoding heat-inducible transcriptional repressor HrcA — MAAGMDDRTTRVLRHIVEDYIATAEPVGSRTISKKMGQSLSPATIRNIMADLEEAGFLAQPHTSAGRVPTGAGFRYYIDHLLARQALARGEMDQLHRAAGEGNGPADELVRQVSRLLSNLAHQASVVVVSSPEQQVLSSVSLMRAGVERILLVTVMRGGWVQHRLIEGEPDITGDELEKISAYLNELAEGRTLLQLRSRILTELGKEKARYDRVMGRALTMGAKALADAAPGEVFIEGRANILEQPEFAEDVHRLKRILRAFEEKSVIFRLLDRAMESRAIQVSVGLENTVEELPDISVVASGYRQGASSVGSIGLIGPVRMDYSRVIPLVEYAASLLTTMFEDR; from the coding sequence ATGGCTGCCGGGATGGATGATCGCACGACCCGGGTCCTGCGCCACATCGTCGAGGATTACATCGCCACGGCGGAACCGGTGGGGTCAAGAACCATCTCGAAGAAGATGGGGCAATCCCTCTCGCCCGCGACGATCCGCAACATCATGGCGGACCTCGAGGAGGCCGGGTTCCTCGCCCAGCCGCACACCTCCGCGGGGCGCGTCCCCACGGGCGCGGGGTTCCGGTACTACATCGACCACCTCCTGGCGCGGCAGGCCCTCGCCCGCGGCGAGATGGACCAGCTGCACCGCGCGGCGGGCGAAGGGAACGGTCCGGCGGACGAGCTGGTGCGGCAGGTCAGCCGCCTGCTGTCGAACCTGGCCCACCAGGCGAGCGTGGTCGTGGTTTCCTCGCCGGAACAGCAGGTCTTAAGCTCCGTGAGCCTCATGCGCGCGGGGGTGGAGAGGATCCTTCTGGTCACCGTGATGCGCGGAGGATGGGTCCAGCACCGCCTGATCGAGGGGGAGCCGGATATCACCGGCGACGAGCTCGAGAAGATCAGCGCATACCTCAACGAGCTGGCGGAAGGGAGGACGCTGCTGCAGCTGCGCTCCCGGATCCTCACCGAGCTCGGCAAGGAGAAGGCCCGGTACGACCGCGTCATGGGGCGTGCCCTCACGATGGGCGCCAAGGCGCTCGCGGACGCCGCTCCCGGCGAGGTTTTCATCGAAGGGCGCGCCAACATCCTCGAACAGCCCGAGTTCGCCGAGGACGTCCACCGCCTGAAGCGGATCCTTCGCGCCTTCGAGGAGAAGAGCGTGATCTTCCGCCTGCTCGACCGGGCGATGGAGAGCCGGGCGATCCAGGTGTCCGTCGGGCTCGAGAACACGGTGGAAGAGCTTCCGGACATCTCGGTGGTCGCCTCCGGGTACCGGCAGGGCGCTTCCTCCGTGGGGAGCATCGGCCTCATCGGGCCCGTCCGGATGGACTACTCCCGGGTGATCCCGCTGGTCGAGTACGCCGCGAGCCTGCTGACCACGATGTTCGAGGATCGGTAA
- a CDS encoding ATP-grasp domain-containing protein — protein sequence MNFVYLSPHFPPNYYRFCVRLREEGVNVLGLADAPYGSLRPELRGALSEYYRVDDMNSYDALVRALGHFTHRHGKIDGIDSHSEHWLETEARLRTDFNMAGLRQDRIGIVKRKSAMKEIYRSAGIRVARGAVVRTLVEARRLVAETGYPVVAKPDVGVGAAATFKIRDEGELSSFFDRKPAGDYIVEEFVQGNIFSFDGLADRDGNLVFCTAHAYSQGIMETVNEDNHVFYYSLREIPADLEDAGRRTARAFDVRGRFFHFEFFRADSDGGITALEVNLRPPGGLTTDMFNYANDIDIYREWARVVAHNRFTAVWSRSYHVAYVGRKRSKRYARPHEEVLRSLGPLVCHHEEINSIFRAAIGDYGYLVRSKELAEVIAAARYIHETA from the coding sequence ATGAACTTCGTCTATCTCTCCCCGCATTTCCCGCCGAACTATTACCGTTTCTGCGTCCGCCTCCGGGAGGAAGGGGTGAACGTCCTCGGGCTGGCCGACGCCCCGTACGGGTCGCTGCGGCCGGAACTCCGCGGGGCGCTCTCCGAATATTACCGCGTGGACGACATGAACTCGTACGACGCGCTGGTCCGGGCGCTCGGGCACTTCACCCACCGGCATGGAAAGATCGACGGGATCGACTCCCACAGCGAGCACTGGCTGGAGACCGAGGCGCGCCTTCGGACGGATTTCAACATGGCCGGGCTTCGGCAGGACCGGATCGGGATCGTCAAGCGGAAATCCGCCATGAAGGAAATCTACCGGTCCGCCGGAATCCGTGTCGCGCGCGGCGCGGTGGTCCGTACTCTCGTCGAGGCGCGACGGCTGGTCGCCGAAACCGGCTACCCGGTGGTCGCCAAGCCCGACGTGGGGGTGGGAGCGGCGGCGACGTTCAAGATTCGGGACGAAGGCGAGCTCTCCTCCTTCTTCGACCGTAAGCCGGCCGGGGACTACATCGTGGAGGAGTTCGTCCAGGGGAACATCTTCTCCTTCGACGGGCTGGCCGACCGCGACGGCAACCTCGTCTTCTGCACCGCCCACGCCTACAGCCAGGGGATCATGGAGACGGTGAACGAGGACAACCACGTCTTCTACTACTCCCTCCGCGAGATTCCGGCGGATCTGGAGGACGCCGGGCGCCGCACCGCGCGGGCCTTCGACGTCCGCGGACGGTTCTTCCACTTCGAATTCTTCCGCGCGGACAGCGACGGCGGGATCACCGCACTCGAGGTGAACCTGCGGCCGCCGGGGGGCTTGACCACCGATATGTTCAACTACGCCAACGACATCGACATCTACCGGGAGTGGGCGCGCGTGGTGGCGCACAACCGGTTCACGGCGGTCTGGTCGCGCAGTTACCACGTGGCCTACGTCGGCCGGAAGCGGAGCAAGCGGTACGCGCGGCCGCACGAGGAGGTCCTGCGATCCCTGGGTCCCCTCGTCTGCCACCACGAGGAGATCAACTCCATCTTCCGCGCGGCGATCGGCGACTACGGGTATCTCGTCCGGTCGAAGGAACTTGCGGAGGTCATCGCCGCCGCCCGGTACATCCACGAGACCGCGTGA
- a CDS encoding DUF192 domain-containing protein: MIREREDAVRVVNRTRGIVLGEKVRTASTFLSRFVGLLGTAAIEDGEGLWIVPCRSVHTLGMRYPIDVAFLDARGVVVGTLEGFPPNRVGRVFGGARGALELRSGILAATGTVPGDRLEFEEGGPA; this comes from the coding sequence ATGATCCGCGAGAGGGAGGATGCCGTTCGCGTCGTCAACCGGACGCGGGGAATCGTCCTGGGGGAGAAGGTGCGAACGGCGAGTACCTTCCTGTCGCGCTTCGTGGGGTTGCTCGGGACGGCCGCGATCGAGGACGGCGAGGGGTTGTGGATCGTCCCCTGCCGCAGCGTGCATACCCTGGGGATGCGGTACCCGATCGACGTGGCGTTCCTCGATGCGCGGGGGGTCGTCGTCGGGACCCTGGAGGGGTTTCCCCCGAACCGGGTCGGCCGCGTTTTTGGGGGTGCCCGGGGGGCGCTGGAGCTGCGCTCGGGGATCCTCGCCGCGACCGGTACCGTGCCCGGCGACCGTCTGGAGTTCGAAGAGGGCGGACCGGCTTGA